From one Roseofilum capinflatum BLCC-M114 genomic stretch:
- a CDS encoding mechanosensitive ion channel family protein: MIAIFSGEILAFLAQVESSPNLPEQLLTDFTLPKIFRALIAVAIAYGSTSVVEKLTTWSSERVPRRFRLLIKQSVPFWKGLILILVIAYLLRLFFNLSEANLIALTGTIAVALGFAFKDYVSSIIAGIIALFEAPYRVGDRIQIQDHYGEVISYGLRGIQIQTPDDNTITIPHNKTWTEPVSNSNGGHLEAQVATDFYFDHDVDDERVIQILYQAAYSSKYTQLKLPIVVVMEEERWGTKFKLRSYPMDARDEFMYKTDLIRRAKRAFARYSLPYLKRSLHSPRVNTEVGESD; the protein is encoded by the coding sequence ATGATCGCTATATTTTCTGGGGAGATTCTAGCATTCTTGGCTCAAGTAGAGTCCTCCCCGAATCTCCCGGAGCAACTACTGACGGATTTTACATTACCGAAAATTTTCCGAGCGCTGATCGCGGTGGCGATCGCCTATGGCAGTACCTCCGTAGTCGAAAAACTAACGACCTGGAGTTCCGAGCGAGTCCCTCGCCGGTTCCGACTGCTGATTAAACAATCTGTCCCATTCTGGAAAGGACTAATTTTAATTCTTGTAATTGCCTATCTACTCCGGCTATTTTTCAACCTCTCTGAAGCCAATTTAATCGCCTTAACCGGAACCATTGCCGTTGCCCTCGGTTTCGCTTTTAAGGATTATGTTAGTTCCATTATTGCCGGAATCATTGCCTTATTTGAAGCCCCCTATCGTGTCGGCGATCGCATTCAAATCCAAGACCATTATGGCGAAGTGATAAGCTATGGACTGCGCGGGATTCAGATTCAAACCCCGGATGATAATACAATTACTATTCCCCACAATAAAACCTGGACAGAACCCGTTTCTAATTCTAATGGCGGTCATTTAGAGGCTCAAGTAGCTACGGATTTTTATTTCGATCATGATGTTGATGATGAACGGGTGATCCAGATTCTCTATCAAGCCGCCTACAGCAGCAAATATACACAACTGAAACTTCCCATTGTTGTGGTGATGGAAGAAGAACGTTGGGGCACTAAATTTAAGCTGCGCTCTTATCCCATGGATGCTCGCGATGAATTTATGTATAAAACTGATTTAATCCGTCGAGCCAAACGCGCCTTTGCCCGTTATAGCCTGCCTTATCTCAAGCGATCGCTACATAGCCCAAGAGTAAATACTGAAGTTGGGGAGTCGGATTAG
- a CDS encoding argininosuccinate synthase — protein sequence MGRAKKVVLAYSGGVDTSVCIPYLMNEWGVEEVITLAADLGQGDELEPIRKKALDSGASVSLVADGTETFVKEYGFPAIQANALYENRYPLSTALARPLIAKLLVEAAEKYGADAIAHGCTGKGNDQVRFDVAIGALNPNIKILAPAREWGFSREQTIEYGEKYGIPAPVKKKSPYSLDRNLLGMAIEAGVLEDPYAEPPEDIYQMTKGIADTPNEPEYVDIGFEKGCPVSLNGEALQPVALITQLNQMTGNHGIGRIDMIENRLVGIKSREIYETPALLVLIQAHRDLESLTLTADVTQYKRGIEQTYSQLVYNGLWFSPLKAALDGFITNTQERVTGTVRVKLFKGSATIVGRKSDNSLYSLDWATYGEEDVFDHKAAEGFIYVWGLPTRLWSQQTRG from the coding sequence ATGGGTCGTGCGAAGAAAGTTGTTTTAGCCTATTCTGGAGGGGTTGATACCTCCGTTTGTATTCCCTATCTGATGAATGAATGGGGAGTAGAAGAAGTGATTACGTTGGCCGCAGATCTGGGCCAGGGGGATGAATTAGAACCCATCCGCAAGAAAGCTCTTGACTCTGGAGCCAGTGTATCCTTAGTAGCAGATGGGACAGAAACCTTTGTAAAAGAGTATGGGTTTCCCGCCATTCAAGCCAATGCCCTGTATGAAAATCGCTATCCCTTATCCACCGCTTTAGCTCGGCCGTTGATTGCCAAACTGCTGGTAGAAGCGGCGGAAAAATATGGGGCAGATGCGATCGCCCACGGATGTACCGGAAAAGGCAATGACCAAGTGCGCTTTGATGTAGCCATTGGCGCACTCAACCCCAACATAAAGATCCTCGCTCCTGCACGGGAATGGGGCTTTTCCCGCGAACAAACCATTGAATATGGGGAAAAATATGGCATTCCTGCACCGGTGAAAAAGAAATCTCCCTATAGTCTTGACCGCAACTTATTGGGGATGGCGATCGAAGCCGGAGTGCTTGAAGATCCCTATGCAGAACCCCCCGAAGACATTTATCAAATGACCAAGGGGATCGCCGATACCCCGAATGAACCGGAATATGTAGACATTGGGTTTGAAAAAGGTTGCCCCGTTTCCCTCAATGGTGAAGCGCTCCAGCCGGTAGCCTTAATTACCCAACTCAATCAAATGACCGGAAACCATGGTATCGGTCGCATTGACATGATCGAAAATCGTCTCGTGGGCATTAAATCCAGGGAAATTTACGAAACCCCAGCTCTTCTAGTCCTGATCCAAGCCCACCGTGATTTAGAAAGCTTAACCCTAACGGCTGATGTGACCCAATATAAACGGGGAATTGAGCAAACCTATAGTCAATTGGTCTATAACGGCCTTTGGTTCTCTCCCCTGAAAGCCGCTTTAGATGGCTTTATCACCAATACCCAAGAACGGGTGACGGGTACAGTCCGGGTGAAACTCTTCAAAGGATCGGCCACCATTGTCGGCCGCAAATCTGACAATAGTCTCTATAGTCTAGATTGGGCCACTTACGGCGAAGAAGACGTATTCGATCATAAAGCGGCTGAAGGCTTTATTTATGTTTGGGGACTCCCCACCCGGTTGTGGTCTCAACAAACCAGGGGCTAG